A window of the Proteus terrae subsp. cibarius genome harbors these coding sequences:
- a CDS encoding VasL domain-containing protein, with protein MNSYLDSLPIGGDPRVFNQFLAIKEELDKRFHPARPDINWQYIHELCISLFNQNGVDLQTASWFVVCRQHQAGLDGLNEGLYLIHNILTQHWQTLWPIQTHTRINILSSLSQQLVSGIRGTTFIYSDLSILYQIEELLKNINHHLQTLEIKHLVQFDYLENLVFAQARQLENADTLDSNFNVPELSSTVNKEEKPSEIIDTTLSTSSTPQNINESITPPKTYISSSISLQPPIKKTYRQELWRGILIGTLTSSLFFVILFYFWLSELKNNNLTDAFPYIPTINAHAGSLIEQQTANGRNIIRTLNSEQIDVIQQRLDELALLSPTWAQSYGLEVISYLNAQYEDNPELLSFTQLWKNNLKINATTDEQLNQWSKGMAELDGLSQRLDSFDGNPKNYITGSELKSIIFKARQHFNQAKPLEEELRLLEKQPTQNTVSDYEYQQIDNHFKQLLNRYSLLRSK; from the coding sequence ATGAACTCTTATTTAGATTCACTTCCTATTGGGGGTGATCCTCGTGTATTTAATCAATTTCTTGCTATTAAAGAAGAGCTTGATAAACGTTTTCATCCAGCACGCCCTGATATTAATTGGCAATATATCCATGAATTATGTATCTCTTTATTTAATCAAAATGGGGTTGATCTTCAAACCGCCTCTTGGTTTGTCGTATGCCGTCAACACCAAGCTGGACTTGATGGCCTAAATGAAGGGCTTTACCTTATTCATAATATATTAACTCAACATTGGCAAACATTATGGCCAATACAAACACATACTCGTATCAATATTCTTTCATCCTTAAGCCAGCAGTTAGTCTCTGGTATTCGTGGTACAACTTTTATTTATTCCGACTTATCTATTCTTTATCAAATTGAAGAATTATTAAAGAATATCAATCATCACCTTCAAACATTAGAAATTAAACATCTTGTTCAATTTGATTATTTAGAGAACTTAGTTTTTGCTCAAGCGCGGCAATTAGAGAATGCAGACACATTAGATAGTAATTTTAACGTTCCTGAATTATCCTCCACAGTCAATAAAGAAGAAAAGCCATCTGAAATTATCGATACGACTTTATCTACATCTTCTACACCCCAAAATATTAATGAAAGTATTACACCACCCAAAACCTATATATCTTCATCCATCTCATTACAGCCTCCCATAAAAAAGACATATCGACAAGAGTTATGGCGAGGGATTTTAATTGGCACACTAACCAGTAGTTTATTTTTTGTTATCCTATTTTATTTTTGGTTATCTGAATTAAAAAATAACAATCTAACAGATGCATTTCCTTATATTCCAACCATTAACGCCCATGCAGGCTCTCTTATTGAACAACAAACCGCAAATGGTAGAAACATAATAAGAACGCTCAATTCTGAACAGATTGATGTGATACAACAACGTTTAGATGAACTCGCATTACTTTCTCCCACATGGGCACAGAGTTATGGACTTGAAGTAATCAGTTATTTGAATGCGCAGTATGAAGATAATCCAGAGCTTTTATCATTTACGCAGCTTTGGAAAAATAATCTAAAAATAAATGCCACCACGGATGAACAACTCAATCAATGGTCTAAAGGCATGGCTGAACTCGACGGATTAAGCCAAAGGCTAGATAGTTTTGATGGTAATCCTAAAAACTACATAACAGGCTCTGAATTAAAATCGATCATTTTTAAAGCTCGTCAACATTTCAATCAAGCCAAACCCTTAGAAGAAGAGCTACGCTTACTTGAAAAGCAACCAACACAAAATACAGTTTCAGATTATGAATATCAACAAATAGATAATCACTTTAAACAACTATTAAATCGATATTCGTTATTGCGCTCTAAATAA
- a CDS encoding ankyrin repeat domain-containing protein, producing MNIKMFVISLLLVSFGAQALIINENNPPEYQSFKSNYSDMIELANKSRLPHRVFYTSPSTGRNALWFDAVKHGDLNEVKKMLANGQNIEAKDTGSLEQTALGWAAFIGDEEMVEYLISQGASLWATDKDDVYNVFKSAVLGNNVNVVKKIHDLMRSDIELNNQRVEGDGETFIMIAARNNRLDTVRYLISKGADINLVTTTQDKSLFSYNHSALSYACQNNLKDMQRLLIRNGAINHITGTTSCH from the coding sequence ATGAATATAAAAATGTTTGTTATTTCATTGCTATTGGTTTCTTTTGGCGCACAAGCATTGATTATTAATGAAAATAACCCACCCGAGTATCAATCTTTTAAATCAAATTATTCTGATATGATTGAGTTGGCTAATAAATCACGTTTACCACATAGGGTATTCTATACTTCACCAAGTACAGGTAGAAATGCACTATGGTTTGATGCTGTAAAACATGGTGATTTAAATGAAGTCAAAAAGATGCTTGCCAATGGGCAAAACATTGAAGCAAAAGACACGGGAAGCCTAGAACAAACAGCGCTAGGATGGGCTGCGTTTATTGGTGATGAAGAGATGGTAGAATACCTCATCTCTCAAGGTGCAAGCCTTTGGGCTACGGATAAAGACGATGTTTATAATGTTTTTAAATCAGCAGTTTTAGGAAATAATGTCAATGTGGTAAAAAAAATTCATGACCTAATGAGAAGCGATATCGAGCTCAATAACCAAAGAGTAGAAGGCGATGGTGAAACATTTATTATGATTGCAGCCAGAAATAATCGTCTTGATACCGTAAGATACCTTATTTCTAAAGGTGCAGATATTAATCTTGTTACTACTACACAAGATAAATCTTTATTTTCTTATAACCACAGTGCGTTAAGTTATGCTTGCCAAAATAATCTTAAAGATATGCAGAGACTGTTGATCAGAAACGGCGCTATAAATCATATAACAGGTACAACATCTTGCCATTAA
- a CDS encoding helix-turn-helix domain-containing protein, producing MINTKVGNRIKMIRRQLKITENEMSERLGISMLHYSQLEDGHLKITVDQLIAISYILGVKPQSLILEAKKTDFMVFEDKQSITQPSEIVIFRKKKVV from the coding sequence ATGATTAACACCAAAGTTGGGAATAGAATAAAAATGATAAGAAGACAATTGAAAATAACAGAAAATGAGATGTCTGAAAGATTGGGAATAAGTATGCTACATTATTCTCAATTAGAAGATGGGCATTTAAAAATAACAGTAGATCAATTGATTGCTATTTCTTATATACTTGGTGTCAAACCTCAAAGTCTTATCTTAGAAGCTAAGAAAACAGATTTTATGGTTTTTGAGGATAAGCAGTCGATAACACAGCCAAGTGAGATAGTTATATTTAGAAAGAAAAAAGTAGTTTAA
- a CDS encoding NAD(P)/FAD-dependent oxidoreductase, translating to MAISRRKFIIGGTVVAVAAGAGILTPMLTREGRFVPGTPRHGFVEGTEGALPKQADVVVIGAGILGIMTAINLVERGLSVVIVEKGNIAGEQSSRFYGQAISYKMPDETFLLHHLGKHRWREMNAKVGVDTTYRTQGRVEVPLDEEDLVNVRKWIDERSKNVGSDIPFKTRIIEGAELNQRLRGATTDWKIAGFEEDSGSFDPEVATFVMAEYAKKMGVRIYTQCAARGLETQAGVISDVVTEKGAIKTSQVVVAGGVWSRLFMQNLNVDVPTLPAYQSQQLISGSPTAPGGNVALPGGIFFREQADGTYATSPRVIVAPVVKESFTYGYKYLPLLALPDFPVHISLNEQLINSFMQSTHWNLDEVSPFEQFRNMTALPDLPELNASLEKLKAEFPAFKESKLIDQWSGAMAIAPDENPIISEVKEYPGLVINTATGWGMTESPVSAELTADLLLGKKPVLDPKPFSLYRF from the coding sequence ATGGCGATATCTAGAAGAAAATTTATCATTGGTGGAACAGTAGTGGCTGTCGCTGCTGGTGCGGGTATTTTGACACCAATGTTAACTCGCGAAGGGCGTTTTGTTCCGGGTACGCCAAGACATGGCTTTGTTGAAGGTACTGAAGGCGCTTTACCAAAACAAGCTGATGTTGTTGTTATTGGCGCTGGTATTCTTGGTATTATGACAGCGATTAATCTTGTAGAACGTGGTTTATCTGTTGTGATCGTTGAGAAAGGTAACATCGCTGGTGAGCAATCTTCAAGATTCTATGGTCAAGCGATTAGCTATAAAATGCCTGATGAAACGTTCTTATTACACCATTTGGGCAAACATCGCTGGCGTGAAATGAATGCAAAAGTAGGTGTTGATACTACTTATCGTACACAAGGTCGCGTTGAAGTTCCTCTTGATGAAGAAGATTTAGTTAACGTAAGAAAATGGATTGATGAAAGAAGTAAGAATGTTGGTTCAGATATTCCATTTAAAACCAGAATTATTGAAGGGGCTGAATTAAATCAACGTCTTCGTGGCGCGACAACAGATTGGAAAATTGCAGGCTTTGAAGAAGATTCAGGTAGCTTCGATCCAGAAGTTGCAACCTTCGTTATGGCTGAATACGCCAAAAAAATGGGCGTTAGAATTTACACTCAATGTGCGGCTCGTGGCTTAGAAACACAAGCAGGTGTGATCTCTGATGTTGTAACAGAGAAAGGGGCAATTAAAACTTCTCAAGTTGTTGTTGCTGGTGGTGTTTGGTCACGCCTATTTATGCAAAATCTCAATGTTGATGTTCCAACCCTGCCTGCATATCAGTCTCAACAGTTAATCAGTGGTTCACCAACAGCACCGGGTGGTAACGTCGCTTTACCGGGCGGTATTTTCTTCCGTGAACAAGCTGATGGTACTTATGCAACTTCTCCTCGTGTTATTGTGGCACCAGTAGTGAAAGAATCTTTCACTTACGGTTATAAATATCTGCCATTATTAGCTCTACCTGATTTCCCTGTGCATATTTCTTTAAATGAACAATTAATCAATTCATTTATGCAATCGACACATTGGAACTTAGATGAAGTTTCTCCGTTTGAACAATTTAGAAATATGACTGCATTGCCTGATTTACCTGAGTTAAATGCTTCATTAGAAAAATTAAAAGCAGAATTCCCTGCCTTTAAAGAATCGAAATTAATTGATCAATGGAGTGGTGCAATGGCTATCGCACCAGATGAGAATCCAATTATTTCAGAAGTTAAAGAGTACCCAGGTTTAGTGATTAATACTGCAACAGGCTGGGGTATGACAGAAAGCCCAGTATCAGCAGAGTTAACGGCTGATTTATTACTTGGTAAAAAACCTGTTTTAGATCCAAAACCATTTAGCCTTTACAGATTCTAA
- a CDS encoding DUF523 domain-containing protein — protein MKNKILVSACLMGFKVRYNGTEKARLNTVLKQWQQEQRLVIHCPELAAGLPTPRASAEILGSDGYQVMQNNAKVIENTGNDVTAHYQLAAWLALLTALDSNCIVALLTDKSPTCGSQYIYDGNFSGVTKQGEGVATTLLRQHGIKVFSENQLDELIGWMDGKQG, from the coding sequence ATGAAAAATAAAATACTCGTTAGTGCTTGCCTGATGGGATTTAAGGTTCGTTATAACGGCACAGAAAAAGCACGATTAAATACAGTACTTAAACAATGGCAACAAGAGCAACGATTAGTGATCCACTGCCCTGAACTTGCAGCTGGGTTACCAACGCCCAGAGCCTCAGCTGAAATATTAGGATCTGATGGTTATCAAGTTATGCAAAATAACGCAAAAGTGATTGAAAACACGGGTAATGATGTTACTGCACATTACCAACTTGCAGCATGGCTTGCTTTGCTCACAGCTTTAGATTCTAACTGTATCGTTGCCCTATTAACCGATAAAAGCCCAACCTGTGGTAGCCAATATATCTACGATGGCAATTTTTCTGGTGTGACAAAGCAAGGTGAAGGTGTTGCAACAACCTTATTACGTCAACATGGTATAAAGGTATTTTCTGAAAATCAGTTGGATGAATTAATTGGTTGGATGGATGGAAAACAGGGATAA
- a CDS encoding helix-turn-helix domain-containing protein — MSSINIVVGQRIKQKRKQLKITGIEMARRLGISQQHYSRLENGHLKITVDQLIAIALILGISPQSLLITPEIMSPMLNAWAETTLSSNEIVVSRNKKRRNLR, encoded by the coding sequence ATGAGTTCAATTAATATTGTTGTAGGTCAGAGAATTAAACAGAAAAGAAAGCAACTAAAAATAACAGGTATCGAGATGGCAAGAAGGCTTGGTATCAGTCAGCAACACTATTCGCGTTTGGAAAATGGGCATCTTAAGATAACCGTCGATCAGCTTATTGCTATTGCTTTAATATTAGGAATATCGCCACAAAGTTTGTTGATTACACCCGAAATAATGTCACCAATGCTAAATGCTTGGGCTGAAACAACTTTGTCATCAAATGAGATTGTTGTTTCAAGAAATAAGAAACGCCGTAATCTTAGATAA
- a CDS encoding Shedu immune nuclease family protein: MTTIDETLIANFKALLDDPAPQGRQKEQVVQDFLEQHTMLIPTPNLLNHRLHFQSIITKFPLGTEITTDYIYITKSSDVWRITLVELESPDKNIFTSDTKKAIISAEFNAALSQVRSWKHFIEENKSEVIRHIEPLLRPLAMLRNPIEFDYQMIIGRSENKNFTRGRKQHFRGLIDETGIDIITYDQLIDYYNTPKLVLRLTGHQFAFKYMSFEPTQIFAYVGPDSLSLSSDQITFLKNSGYEMEKWSRGDLLTFNVKFAK; this comes from the coding sequence ATGACAACTATTGATGAAACTTTGATTGCTAACTTTAAGGCTTTGCTTGATGACCCAGCCCCACAGGGACGTCAAAAGGAACAGGTGGTTCAGGATTTTTTGGAACAACATACAATGTTGATTCCCACTCCAAATCTCTTGAATCACCGGTTACATTTTCAATCAATAATCACCAAATTTCCCCTCGGCACGGAAATTACCACTGATTACATCTATATAACTAAAAGTTCTGACGTGTGGCGTATAACCCTCGTAGAGCTTGAATCTCCAGATAAAAACATATTTACAAGCGATACTAAAAAAGCAATTATATCCGCTGAATTCAACGCAGCACTTAGTCAGGTAAGAAGTTGGAAACACTTTATTGAAGAAAATAAATCTGAGGTAATTCGTCATATAGAGCCATTGTTAAGACCACTTGCTATGTTACGAAATCCAATTGAGTTTGATTATCAAATGATAATTGGTCGTTCCGAAAACAAGAATTTTACACGAGGTAGAAAACAGCATTTTCGTGGATTAATCGATGAAACAGGGATAGATATCATAACCTACGACCAACTTATTGACTATTATAACACGCCAAAACTCGTGCTCCGCCTTACAGGCCATCAATTTGCTTTCAAATATATGAGTTTTGAACCTACACAAATCTTCGCATATGTAGGTCCAGATAGTCTCTCGTTGTCGAGTGACCAGATTACATTTTTGAAAAACTCCGGTTATGAAATGGAAAAATGGAGTAGGGGTGACTTACTAACATTTAACGTGAAATTTGCAAAATGA